DNA from Bacteroidia bacterium:
TCTTTCTGAGGTTGATTTTGCTGATTTTTCTTATCTTGATTTTGTTTGTCTTTATTCGGATCGTTTTTGGGATTTTGCTTTTGTTGTTGCTTCTTCTGATCTTGTTTTTGATCGTCTTTTTTCTTCTGATTTTGCTTGTCCTTATTTTGTTTTTCTAGTAATTTTTCCTGTGCATACGCTAAGTTGTAGCGCGTATCATCATCCTTCGGATTATTAATCAAAGCATTTTTATAAGCCTTCACACTCTCTTCGTATTGTTTATCTTGAAGCAAAGAATTTCCCAAATTGTGATATGCTTTTGCGAGCGTTGCTTTGTCTGTTTTTTGCGAAGTAATGGATTGAAATTGCGCGGCTGCATCTTTGTATTGTTTTTGTTTGTAATACGCGTCGCCTAAGTTAAAAGCACCTGCAATATCTGCTTTTTTCTGCAAGGCTTTTTCGTAATCCTTTTGTGCATCGGCATAATGTGATTCTGCGTATTCTTTATTTCCATCGCGAATGTATTTGCTGTTTTCTTGTGCAGATGCATTGTTTCCTAAAAATAAAATACTGCAGAATAACAATAAAAAAAGCCGTCCGAAAAATAATTTTTCGAATCGATAAATAGTGAATTTATTTTCTATTATCTTTTTCATTGAATCAAGATTTTTCCGCGCCAAATAAATTTATTTTTTGCCACAATTTACTTTTTCTTTCTGTAAAAAAGACTTCTGCAATCAGCAATAAAAGTGCAGCAGCAATAAAATATTGGAAGCGATCTTCGTAATCATTATACAAACTGCTTTCAAACGTTTTTTTACCTAATTTTTTGATGGAAGTAAGGATCGTATTTAAACCAACATCCGCGTTAGAAGCTCTCACAAATGTTCCGTTTCCGGCAGCCGCAATTTCTTCCAATGCTTGTTGATCCAGTTTAGTAATAACAGTATTGCCGCTTTGATCTTTCATAAAATCTACTTGTCCGGAACCTGAAATTTGCTTTAAAGGAATCGGTGCACCTTGTTCCGTTCCCATACCAATGGTATTAATCATAATTCCTTTTTTCGCAGCATTTTGAGCAGCTACTACCGCATCGTCTTCGTGATTTTCTCCATCCGTAATTAAAATAATTGCTTTGTTGTGATCTGAATTTTGGTCGCTTTTGCCAAATGATTCGGCGGCTAAATCAATGGCTGCACCAATCGCCGTTCCCTGAACAGGAACCATGTCCGTATTGATGGTTCCCAAAAATAATTTTGCAGCCGCATAATCTGTTGTAATCGGTAATTGCACGTAGGCTTCACCAGCAAAAACAACAATTCCGATGCGGTCGCCATTCAAATTATCAATTAGTTTTTCGATGGCTTGTTTGGCCTTTTCTAAACGACTCGGATAAATATCTTGCGCATTCATACTGTTCGAAACATCTAATGCAATTATAATATCTGAACCTTGGCGT
Protein-coding regions in this window:
- a CDS encoding tetratricopeptide repeat protein, with product MKKIIENKFTIYRFEKLFFGRLFLLLFCSILFLGNNASAQENSKYIRDGNKEYAESHYADAQKDYEKALQKKADIAGAFNLGDAYYKQKQYKDAAAQFQSITSQKTDKATLAKAYHNLGNSLLQDKQYEESVKAYKNALINNPKDDDTRYNLAYAQEKLLEKQNKDKQNQKKKDDQKQDQKKQQQKQNPKNDPNKDKQNQDKKNQQNQPQKDQISKADAQRLLDAMNDDEKKLQEKLNKKKAPAEKADIQKNW
- a CDS encoding VWA domain-containing protein, whose product is MFRLGNPIYLYAFAAIPLIILVYLWMLRWRKNALKRFAESALIQQLAPDVSKNKARMKFIFVVLGFSFLIAGIVDPQVGSGLKEMKRQGSDIIIALDVSNSMNAQDIYPSRLEKAKQAIEKLIDNLNGDRIGIVVFAGEAYVQLPITTDYAAAKLFLGTINTDMVPVQGTAIGAAIDLAAESFGKSDQNSDHNKAIILITDGENHEDDAVVAAQNAAKKGIMINTIGMGTEQGAPIPLKQISGSGQVDFMKDQSGNTVITKLDQQALEEIAAAGNGTFVRASNADVGLNTILTSIKKLGKKTFESSLYNDYEDRFQYFIAAALLLLIAEVFFTERKSKLWQKINLFGAEKS